Proteins encoded together in one Plasmodium vivax chromosome 6, whole genome shotgun sequence window:
- a CDS encoding hypothetical protein, conserved (encoded by transcript PVX_001925A) — protein MSLNFSDDDEVYTQDGAKNGEGDDLNGGAAEDYMGDAAEDYMGDAAEDPVEGERNEEEEKKKRKKSITFQLKNIFNDVALNKITSYIRKKRKREKRNSYTGEWNDSHGGDNQSSSGGEEGGSDDAMGEEEDELQKYVREEKNKIKQILPENDELWDIYMYLNLKKKKRKIDYNEKHYTAAIRKILQCVTSDYKAVVIAKLFENKVLKKYLILPDQSDFFKNSKIEHIGRNTSVPIIKRKNSLLVMKKKLVEVYVKGNCCSYTKDEELCHLYGGEKDGADLSDHNGGADHNGGADHNNMGDPHRGEFNREQPNQRSNLEQAGRDTNFVIEKEKINLELAKLTDKYTRMVHKIKQHRRKNLKTSFNLFMQLINEVMSKLYFPVNNVLLMGENKTDLTDIYKTVRRKYNLHDVLSKVQSLSQKKEVYEHYRAYLIYKYKSTYSACDQLFKTHQMGENINIFNFKSFYNTEFGADEFSVVRAQEAEGVEEANEAHEAGGASGVGSSPHGDAAKSGQGAPGDSFAGDVYDVYDAEDFFQVNVAPEGKAGGAAGDAAGSAAAAGTAPVEETPLERAKRIAREKKQKLMESRVKII, from the coding sequence ATGAGCCTAAACTTCAGCGACGATGATGAGGTGTACACCCAGGATGGGGCGAAGAACGGCGAGGGAGATGACTTAAATGGGGGCGCGGCAGAGGACTACATGGGAGACGCGGCAGAGGACTACATGGGAGACGCGGCGGAGGACCCCGTTGAGGGAGAGCGcaatgaagaggaggaaaagaagaagcggaaaaaaagcatCACGTTTCAGctgaaaaacatttttaacgaCGTAGCGTTGAATAAAATTACTAGCTACAttaggaagaagcggaagagagAGAAGCGGAACAGCTACACAGGCGAGTGGAACGACTCGCACGGAGGTGATAATCAGAGCAGCAGCGGCGGGGAAGAAGGCGGCAGTGACGATGCAATGGGCGAGGAAGAAGACGAGCTGCAGAAGTACGTgcgggaggaaaaaaacaaaataaagcaaataCTCCCGGAAAATGACGAACTGTGggacatatacatgtacctaaatttaaagaaaaagaaaagaaaaattgacTACAACGAAAAGCACTACACAGCAGCCATTCGGAAGATCCTACAGTGTGTGACGAGTGACTACAAAGCTGTCGTTATTGCAAAGCTGTTCGAAAATAAAGTGCTCAAAAAGTACTTAATTTTACCTGACCAGtcagatttttttaaaaacagcaAAATTGAACACATCGGGAGGAATACCTCCGTCCcaattataaaaaggaagaattcCCTGCTGgtaatgaagaagaagctagTTGAGGTGTATGTTAAGGGAAACTGTTGCAGTTATACGAAGGACGAGGAGTTGTGTCACTTGTACGGCGGGGAGAAGGATGGCGCGGATTTGTCTGACCATAATGGGGGAGCAGACCATAATGGGGGAGCAGACCATAATAATATGGGAGATCCCCATCGCGGGGAGTTTAATCGCGAGCAGCCCAATCAACGGAGCAACTTGGAGCAGGCGGGGAGAGACACCAACTTTGTtattgaaaaggaaaaaataaatctggAGCTAGCCAAGCTGACGGACAAGTACACCCGAATGGTCCACAAGATAAAACAGCATCGTAGGAAAAACTTAAAAACAAGTTTCAATCTTTTTATGCAATTAATAAATGAAGTCATGTCCAAGCTGTATTTCCCCGTTAATAATGTGTTGCTTATGGGGGAGAACAAAACTGACCTAACAGATATATACAAAACGGTTCGGCGGAAATACAATCTGCATGATGTGCTCTCCAAGGTGCAAAGCCTCAGCCAGAAGAAGGAGGTGTATGAGCACTACCGCGCCTacttaatttataaatacaaaagcACCTACTCTGCTTGCGACCAGCTGTTTAAGACGCACCAGATGGGCGAAAACATTAACATCTtcaattttaaaagtttttacAACACGGAGTTTGGGGCGGACGAGTTTTCCGTCGTTAGGGCGCAGGAAGCAGAAGGGGTGGAGGAAGCAAATGAGGCGCACGAAGCAGGCGGAGCGAGTGGAGTGGGAAGTTCCCCCCACGGAGACGCGGCGAAATCCGGGCAGGGCGCACCCGGGGACTCCTTCGCGGGCGACGTGTACGACGTGTACGACGCGGAGGACTTCTTCCAAGTGAACGTGGCCCCCGAGGGGAAggcggggggagcagcagggGATGCGGCAGGAAGCGCCGCTGCGGCGGGTACCGCCCCCGTTGAGGAGACGCCCCTCGAGCGGGCCAAGCGGATCGCCCGcgagaagaagcagaagctgATGGAAAGCAGAGTGAAGATCATATGA